TTCCCGCTGATTTCATTCGAAATACTTTCTACCAATCGGTTCTGCAGCGCCGTCCGCGCTTGGCGAACCCCATTCTTGATGGCGTTCGCATCCGACGAACCATGGCTCTTAACGACCAGACCGCTCAGACCAAGCAAAGGTGCTCCGCCATGCTCCTTATAATCGAGCGTTGATTTCAGGCTGCGAAGCTCCGGCATCATCAAGGCGGCGGCCATCTTGGTCTTAAGCGACTTGCTGAACTGCTCCTTCAACAGCGAAAAGAGCGCACCAGCCGTTCCTTCAATCGATTTCAACAAAATATTGCCCGAGAACCCGTCACATACGAGCACATCGCAAACCCCGTTCATGACATCGCGGGACTCGACGTTTCCAACAAAATGGATAGGCAGCTCCTCCAGTAACGGATAAGCATGCTTCGTCAATTCATTTCCCTTGCCCGGCTCGGTACCGACATTTAACAGCCCGACCCGCGGTTTGGTGATTCCGTGCACCTTCTCGCGATACAGGCTGCCCATTAGTGCGTACTGCTGCAGATGCTCAGGCTTCGAATCCATGTTCGCTCCGAGATCCAAGGCGAGCATCCCCTTGCCGTCGAGCGTAGGAATCATAGGCGCAAGCGCAGGACGCTCAATCCCCTTCATCCTGCCAACGACCAGCAACCCGGTCGTCATGAGGGCTCCTGTATTGCCAGCCGAGATCATGGCATCGGCTTCACCTTCGCGAATCATCCGTCCCGCCACAACCATCGAAGCATCCTTCTTCCGGCGGACCGCCTTAACCGGCTCATCCTCCGCTTCAATGACTTCACTTGCATGAACCACCTTCAGATTGGACGGCTTGTCCTTCAGCAGCGCTCCAATCTGC
This Paenibacillus sp. JZ16 DNA region includes the following protein-coding sequences:
- the plsX gene encoding phosphate acyltransferase PlsX, whose protein sequence is MRIAIDAMGGDNAPQSNVEGALIAAREWSDTEIILVGDEAQIGALLKDKPSNLKVVHASEVIEAEDEPVKAVRRKKDASMVVAGRMIREGEADAMISAGNTGALMTTGLLVVGRMKGIERPALAPMIPTLDGKGMLALDLGANMDSKPEHLQQYALMGSLYREKVHGITKPRVGLLNVGTEPGKGNELTKHAYPLLEELPIHFVGNVESRDVMNGVCDVLVCDGFSGNILLKSIEGTAGALFSLLKEQFSKSLKTKMAAALMMPELRSLKSTLDYKEHGGAPLLGLSGLVVKSHGSSDANAIKNGVRQARTALQNRLVESISNEISGK